The Penaeus vannamei isolate JL-2024 chromosome 23, ASM4276789v1, whole genome shotgun sequence DNA window AGGGCATATATATGCTTGACTTGAAGAGTAAAGCCCACTAGTTACCCTCATACTAGGGAGATACTAGATTTTATTTTACAATCTACGTGATGTATTTGTGTAATGTATTACATCTTTGTAATAAGAGTATCCATGATGCCTGGAACATTCATATTCCCATTCAGAAAGTTGCCCAAGAGGTATTAGTAGATCTGAGAAACAAGAGACCAtacattttcatttatgtttacatatggtACATACTATATAGTAGGACATGATATAAAGCAGTGATATTGCACTGAATTtcggaatagaagagagaatatGCCAAGGAGTGAGAAACTGTTAGACTTAATGTATCTCTAGGATGATTTACTTTGGTTAATATTATATGAATGGAAGTCCATGAATTTGTTATATATCCTACCTGCAAAGAATGCTTACACTTGAACCATTCAAGTTTTCTCTTTTTAAGCAGGCATTACAGGAGGCATTCTAGGTCAGGTGATGTTAAGAGGTTACACACTGTTCTAGGAGTCATGTTACCATACACACTGTCCATGTCATTCTTATACTGATGTGAAGACACTTCATGTGGTTTACTCGTCACACCAGCACAGTTCCGGGAGGTCCTATGAGGGCAATGTCTTTTCACATGGCATTTAACAAAAGCAACATTTTTATACAGTTTTTACCCAGAAGGAATAGCACAATGATTCTCCCAGCCATTATAGACCACCATAACATTCTATGTTTTGTTTCTGGACTAATACAGCCTTAAGGCATTATAGTATCATTGGTATTCCATTCCCTTTACATTATATTCACTTCCTCAGATTTGGCTGACAGTGAAGCAACTGATGACCTGAAAGACAAGAAATCAAACCATGAAGTAGAGATCTCTATATCAGTAATGATTATTTCAAACTAATTCTGAACTATGGTTGCTCATACAGCTTAACTGACTTTACTATCTCTTTCCCAATATTACAATATGAAGACGAAAATCAAATTAAATAAAGGCATCAAATAAGACTGAAGCAAAAACTAACTTTGATGTTGCATGTTTCAGTCCTGAGGAGGATTCTTGACTACTGACTGACGGTGAGGATCTGCTGCCCTTTTTGAGGACCCGCTCTAAGTAGGCAGCTGGAGCCCAACCCTCGTAAGGCGTCCCAGAAACCCTGACGTACCACCAGCCAGCGCATCCAACTTTGATCAAGTCTACATAGTCTCCCTCACGCAGGCTGACTTCAGATCCTCCCATGGCATTGTAGTCAGCCAAGACAAGGAACCGTGATGAGGTGTACTGTAAATAGGGTATCTGGTATTAGATCTTGGCATTTCCTGAACTATGTATCCCAGGCAGTCCATGAATCTTAGCAGCAAGGTAACAGAAGAAAGTTCTTAGCAACCTACACATACCTCTGTGCTCTCAGAGAATGTTTCttgatcctcttcctcatcagaAGCAGAATAATCTGATGAccaactctcctcttcctcttctggaGCATCACCCAGAGTGGCATCCACAGACTTTATCCGCAGAGAGCGTTTGCCTATTTCCCGACTGGGCTCACCTCCAGGGCGGCCCTCAGAGCTGCTAGAACTGATAGAGCCACCACTGCCAGTCACACCATTGCCTGCTATGTCCCATGATGCCGTCTGTCGTAGAGCCCTGCGgaacattaaataaataatataagtcAATACGATCATCAACAGTCAATCtcctgtagaaaaggtataacaTGAGGATATCCTTCATCTCAAAGGAGATGTCTCACCTGTGTTGAGTAGTGGGTGACAGAGGAGGAATTCGAATGCCATTAAGACTGGCACCTTTCTGTATTCTAGCGGAGTACTGCTTAATATTCTCTCCCTTGAGATACTCAAACTGATCGAGTAACACCCGCTTTATCTCCTTAACCCACAAGTCCTTGACTTCTGACGATGGAGCCAAAATGGTGTGGACCTCTTGCCGTCCCTGAAGCCAGACCTCAAACTTTCGAACATCACCTTTATGGCCTCGCACACTTTCTGTTAAACCAACCTGTGACATCTGAAGAAAGTAACAGGAATAAGTTGAATAATAAGGTTATTCACCTCTTTATAATGAACAAAATATACAATAATTTGTTTCTGTACTGCTATGAATATAAAAACCCTAATATCTGAAAAGTAAAAGCCACAAACCCAATCACCCATGAGCATCCATACCTTCAGAGCATTTTTGAAATGGTAAGTGGCACGATCTGTATCCTTGCCAGTTCTCTTGGTGAAAAGTAGCATCTTTTCGTAAAGGAAAATGTGTCTTTGTGCTGGCTTCAGACGGAGCTCGCGAAGTCCCTTTTTGCTGTCATTCCACACACTGAAGGGGCCTTGCATGAGCAGCTTCCCCAGGTCTGCTAGATTGCCctgcacagaaaaaaaacgaaaacatataAAGCTTCCGGGTAATTCCTAATTTGCAAACATATCAAAACAGACAGGTTATAAAATCTTGAAGAAGGCTTGAAAAAGATCAACATATCAGTTTAATCATCACTAAACATCATAGATTTGAAATCTGTTTGCAATTATAACACCACAACTATAATGGGAAAAAATTCTGTTACCTTAAAAATCAATAAGCTCAAGGAATACTTCTAACATATTAAACCAATGTATAAGCATAGGTCACACCCATTAATCAAGCAAGGTTCTTACCGGGAATCCTGTGATGGCAACCTGATGCATGGAGTCATTGAGGCACTTGAGGACTGTGAGCATTGTGTCGACCGCCTCCTGCAACTCCCGGCGACCTTGGCTACCTTCTACGCATTTCAGTAAGTCCTGTTTTAAAAGAGGGTGAAATTCATGGTACAACTTTCAACTTTCAATTACCTTCATGTAAATCAATATAGATGCCACTGAACCAATATTACTACAATAAGAAACACCAGTAATCACTGCCTGATTAAAAAGGGCACCTATTCACTGGAGGAGACAAAAGAGCAAGCACATGGACAGATCCTAACCTTCAACAGGAGCTGATACTTTGTAATGCGTTGCACAGGCTTCAGAAGGTAGGCACCAAGTGGCAGTTTGTGATGGAGACGACGCTGACACTCTTTGAAAAATGGGTTTTGATCACCTACTTGCCGACGCAGTTCTTCACTTTGGGGCTTATTCTGACAGTACAGTGAGTACAACCGATGGAATGTATCCTTCTGCAGGTAAAGAAGTATGAAATTAGATATAATAAAGGTAAACTGCATATTTGAATGTACAAAATAATACTTTAAAGCAACAAAAGGATTCAATTAATTCTCAACATTTAGTATCTATTGAATTCTGCAAATATCAAGTATTTCTAACAACTGACAGTTTCAACTATAAGAAACACATCTCACATGAGTTTTTCTCTTTACTCTGTTTTGAGTTTATCAAATATACACACTTCCTTGGTATTGCATAATTTCATTCAGTTTTAAATTTAGTAAGCTGCTTAGCTGGACAAAAGACCACCTAAAAAAGTAAATGCCAGAAAACACTGGGCTCGAATAAGGTTATTTCTTCTATAGGGCTGCCTAGTATTATTTAATGTGAGAAAAGTTAGAAGCAAACAGTACAATCTCAAAATTCAAATTCCATCCCTTATCCTAAACGAAAGATTAATTTTCATGTGGAGTTTCAGTTGTGGATATCAAGCCTATGAAGAGAAAATACTCCTTTATCAATCTATTGAACCTTTTGCCCCttaatgtgtatacacacgcacatgcacacgcagtcTTCCAATGAACTCACCCTCTGGACAAAACAAAGACCAATTAGCTCTGGCGTATTAATGCAGTTCTCCAAATCCCGCAGGAAGACATCATTATGGAAGCGGAAGATATCCTCCATGTTGCCAAAGAGAATATCACTCTTGCCATATAGGTTGATGGGGATAAGAGGCTGCATTTCTGGGTTTAGCATTTCATCCTTGTAACCCTAAGGAAAACAGAAACATTGTACATGTAACATTTGGGATGTTCATCCTAGATAGGTGCATAACTTTTGAAGTTATCAAACATATCATCACCAGTTTTAAGAGAACTTGAAGTTGGAATTATGCAAGCATATTTTCTGTAAACAATACTTTAGTACTTTTTTCAACCAAATATAATCTATTTAGAAGAACAGAACACATAACACATAAGCAATGAACAGAAAACACAGATGCTTGGGTTACTTTACCTTGAGAATAGAGCAGAGTTCTGACACATAGATTCTCTCTGTATCTAGAAGTTCACGGAGGACATGGCCTCGTTTAGCACGTGCAGCTTCGGCATCACCAACCCAGTCAGGAGAATCTCCACTGTCACCAAGCTGTCAGAAAAGGAATTATGCATCAGGCTGGGTACACACATTTGTACAGAAATTCTGTTAAAAacattttgtttctcatttttcacTACGTCTTCTCCTAACAACCTTTTTCCAGGGGGTCCTTtggatattacatataaataagtcAAGTGAATTATATTACAGATTACCTTTTGtgttctcattctttcactcaaataaatcaaatattgTCAGCCAGCAACAGTAAGGCATACAATTTCATTTCTCAACGAGCTGTACAAACGTGAAATGGCAAATTTTGGATGGCAGCAGAATTAAGAGACAAATGTGACCAGAGGTGCTGCTATGACATTTGCCAGGCAGAACATGCTGTTTCAAGAAGAGATGTAATCCCCATGTCCTGTCGAAGTTCTGGACCAACACTGGTTATTGAAGGAGATGCAAGCAACCCAATACAAAGTAAAATGAATAACAGCAACTTCATATTTTGGCATCCTAACATAAGAGAAAGTTAGAAACAATGAGGAGCATTGCATCAGTAAAACATACCAGTTTGTCTTTTGTTACATAATTAGTGTTACACTGACAAGATGATTTACTAGTAATTACAGTGGTATTACATGAATGACTATGATCATATCTCAGATCCAAAAAGTATGATCTGGAAAAAGTTTGGTGCAACATTATAAAAGTGCCAAAGTGACATGTCAGCTGAAAAATAAAGCTAATGCCATTCTTACATGGcctagcaataaatataatatgtttTTTCTAAATCATACCTAGATAAAAGTAGCATTGTTCACCAAAGAATGTAGAAACGCAAAATGTGTCTgaatgatcatagtaatactgTAGACCTTGTGCAAAATGGGGGTTTACCTAATACTgtgcaataaaagagaaaattttaAAAGGTGAATGGAAAACATCATAAAAATggcctttatatatacacagtttacATTATTGTATGTCAGGCTAAGAAAACTACAAAAAACATTCATGCATTTTAACACCAGTGGATCACCATTCAATATATGACAGCTGCTCCCATTGTTCATGTGTGAAGCCATACTGTAAGTGCTGTAGTTATACATAACACCATAAAAATTCACCAGGAAATGGATAATCTGAATCATGGCTCACTTAATATGTATGAAATCATATCTACCAGCTAATGGACCCAAttttatacacattatcataataatttctaaGAAGGCCCTCCTGCCATTTTAACAAATCCCATATGGCATGTAAATTTGACTGAGAATCAGTTTTAATAAATCAGACATGTATGTACCATATGCTTTTATGCTGCCAATTTTCTGAGTATCTAGCTTGAAAATTATGCTGACCAACAATATGAATTATGACTGGCTAGAGACTGATGTCCAAGACAGTGTAAACCAAGGATTCAGCATCATTTAAACTGATACTTGTACGTTCTAAGTTTTCTAGGTCACTACACTGCCCTGGGAACAGCTTCTTCACACCCAGGATTTAGGAGATTCATCACATTTAATCTGCGGCTGAGTGCTGCTAGAGCAATGGCGGTGCATCAGTGCTGGGAGAAGTCTACAACCACTGGCTAACTGGTACACAGAGAAAATAGTTGCCAGTCACTTACTTCTGTTGTTTGGTTCACATTAATCTGTAACAACTGGAGACTATGTATTACATGTGGGCCCATTAGGTATATTCCCGAAGGCTCAGTTGGAAATCTACATTCATCTCTCAGTGGTTCATGAGAgtaactctccctccttctcacgaCCCGAACACGCTGAGTTCCTATAGGAGCTTCTGAGATTGGTCTAAGGCACGTAACATCTTGTCCAAGGCAGACAGTGACTGGTCGTGGGCGATGCTTTGGTGCCTGGCCTCCAGCACTCAGGCGTAACATCTATTTTGAGGAAGAGCTCTGATAATCTCGACTGCAAGTCTTTAGAATCTCAAGTCTGTACAGTAGGTCAGAGTCTGGCTTGTCCCAACAGCCACGGACTTGCAGCTGACAACTACCACTTTGCCTGgaatctttctttttatatatctaacaATCTTGGACAAGTCATATATGATTTCATCAATTTCATAGCCTTGCCACATTTGCATGTGTAAATAGTGCTGCATGAGACAGGGCCCATCTAGCTAAAACTTACCTCGCAGTTTATAATTCAATAATCTTCTTTAAATACTGGACACAAGGGCAAATTTCAGCTTCATATATTGTATAACAGGTTCTACTAAATGCCTTTATGTCAGAGATGGCTTTGAGTAGGTCCAATAACTGTATGTCACATAACCTTATCTcacagaaatataataatcacTGCATAAGACTTTATAGTCTATACATTAATCATTAAGTCTGCAGCATTAAAACAACAGTGTAATTAAATTTTACCACTAATGAATAAAcaattgtattatttattttcatacattAAATGTCTTCTTAATTAGCTAATAACCTGTCACTGATGGTTTTCTTATCATTTAAAGAAACTTTGTTTCTCTTTGGttgagataaaaataaacagtatATCCTAATGCAGGTGTCCTACACAAGCCGTTTGCTTCCTTTTAcgagattattatttttacatttgtgTGTTATATCTATTTAGTGAAACATGAACAAAACAAAGTCTTTACTTTAATAACTGTAAACATAAATAATCATCGAAAGAGTGTCTCAGCAGGGGATGAAATACTTTTGCCTGTATTTATAACAAGCATCACAGCAGCTTGTATGGAACTGATTGGAGTTCTGTAGAGTTGAGATATATTCAAATCATTATTAGGGCAAGACTATTTAGTGAACTTTTAGAATGTACAATTTACAGAATTTAAATCACAAGGTAAGAAAGTCTATCCCTGGATATTGAAAGGGAAGGACATCATTTTGGAATCAATGAGGTTTTTATATAACAATGCTTGCTTTAATGGACTTCAAAGACCAGCACTTACAAAACTGTTTCAGTGCAATGGAGAGCCCATGTTGCAATATAGCAAATTGTGTGACTATATCAGAATCAAATATCTTTTATAATTCTTGCCTCTTTATCTGCATCTGGCAAAGGCTTCAGGCAAAACCAGCGATGCCACCAACAACAATTTTTACCTCCCTTGAACCAGACTCCACCACTCATGAGAAGCAACATTCGGAAAGGGAATACAACAATAATTAGTGTGCCAAAGATGGAACATGATCCACTGCAGCTCGTTTCTCCATCTGGGACATACACTGACAGTATACGAAGAGGTCAATGAATAAAAGCAGTGACACACATCCAAGCACAACATAGACACTCACCTTGGGTAAAGTTGATGCTTTCCTCATGCTTTTGGGACTTTTAGGGAGGTCCGCATGGAGGGGAGATGCTGGGTGAGAGTGTGGGTGAACATTGGCATGCCCTTGTGGGTAGTGGAGTGGGACTGCGGGCTCTGGTGTCACAGCATGCACGGGTCGAGGCAGACGAGTGGCCAACTTCTTTAAGGAACTCTTTCGCTTTTCACACATCATTTGTACATCTTCTATACGTTTCAGTACCTGAATATTACACACTCTGTTAGGATATTTTCTTTGCGGAATAATCTAAAAGCAAAGCAAGTGAGATATCAGCATTATAATGGTGCCAAATAAGCTGGGCTGATTAATAGGAAAAATAATCATTTGATTTTCTCATTTGATATTAATTAATTTTTGGATTTTATATAGCTTCAGGTATTGATATTTTtcccaaaggaaaaaaataaaggcaaaagCAAATGAAATGTATACTGATAAGCACAGGCCAAAAATAGGATAAAATCTTCTCACCTGTTGCACTAAGCCCTTCGTTTCAGGGGTGATGACATCCTCAAACATAGTCCTAAGTTCACGACTGGTTCCCAGCCGACTGTACTCAGAGGAAGCCAAAAATTCATCCAATTCCCTAAGAGCTTCCTCGGCAAATTCTGGGGCTTGACATCGCTCTATCTGCTGTGAGGCTAAGAGTTCCACACCTTCTGTGCACCACTTATTTGCCTGTAATATCCCAAAATAATTTTGTTTCATGTTCAGCCGCTCTCGTCCTCTTCATATCTATTTCAATTTTTTCTATCACTGCTGCTTactcatatttcttctttctattaaAATCAGTAATTATCTACTATCTTTTTCCCTTTACAAGGATAACTAGAAACATCTTTTGCTCTTGTTAAACAGGTGAGAAGCAGCAGTCTAAAAGCTGTTTGTgtcaatataaataaacagaacaaTAATTCCAAGTGTCTGATAAAGCCTTAATCATATTAAACCTCAAAATTATTTAATTTCTTGAATTaagttttttatttacatatacagcaATTTTAGCCCATGTTAGACTCACCTGTTCAATACGCTCTTGCAAGTCTCGGCACTTGTGTAACGTTTCCAGTCTGTTAGTTATGCGGTCGTGGAAAGCGTCCCTCATCCGTACTAGCTCTACGCACTTTGGCTGAATGGAGTCCACGGCATAATGCTGACTTTCAATCAACTGTGTGCCAATGATGCGTAGCTCCTCTGCTTTTTCCAGCTGGTCCTGCACAAAGGAAGATGATTCATTTATGCTTTGTATTTAGTATAGTTTATATGACTACATATTGCAAAATCTGATGTAAGTTAACATTTTATTCATGCAGTCTTATACAAAGGTTTTCTTAAATACAGAAAATCTATCTGAAGGGTTCCTACAAGTAAAAAAAAGCTGAATATGTCATTTACATAACTAGAATAGTACTGAAATCGCACAGAAAATTTTGCACACTCGGTACAAGAGGTTGGGAAGGATTAAGGAAACCCCTGTCGCTTCATCAAATTGTTAATGTTAATTGTTAATTGCTACTATAATAATGACTTATTATAGCTGTATATTCACTTTAGTACTTAATTATTAGGAAATCTGACATCAATCATTGAAACAGAtgtcaaaatcattataaaatatatgttttcttttgcaAATTTGTTCTGACCAAAGGTGAGCTATCAAGGAAATATGTAAAAGTCAGGAAAGCGAACACAAAATCTAGTCTCATCACTCTGTTGAAAGATGTAAAACAAATTTTTGCCTTGAATGAGAAGCTTCACATCTGAgcattgtaaaaaataaaaattcatggACAAGAATGAGCAATTTGTGAATGCAAGGAACGTAACATACATTGCTTGGTGGAATTATTTTCTCTCACTCGTACCTTTCAGTTAATTTTTATGCAAAGAAAGAAGAACACTTACTGCAGTCATCATATGGAAATCCTGAGCTTCTGCTAATAGCTGGTCTACATGGTGTACAGAATCCCCAATCTCTGACATTGCGGACAACTGCTTCAGTGAAATTTCCAGGCATTGCTGAAAGAGTATGTCATGTTACCTCACtttgtaaatgaaaaaaacaccTCATGAATTAATTCAAAGTACTTCTCTGAAAACTATAGAATGTACTGTTCCCTTTAAAGTTCTTGGACTGTCTATAAGGATAGAAGGCACTCACTTGCAGTTCCCTAAAGTCTGTCTCAAAGCGTCTCAGCTGGAGGCACTGTGTAAGCCGTCCCTCATGCCGGGTCCAAAATTCATCAAAGGTTCTCTCAGTTTCTTCCAGCTGTACCAACAGTCGTTCTACTGCTGTCACATTGATTAACTTGTCGGGACACAAACGGGCCGTACGAGGCTCCCCAGGGCGCTTGATACAATTGAGTAGAGTTTCTCCATGGCGGGAGGCAGACAACAGGTCATCTTTCAGTGCATTGTATTCTGAAGTCTGAGGAAAAAAGACATTACTTATTTACTCAAAGAAGCAaagtttatatatctttctcataTGATACACTTAGCACAACACCTCAAGCAAGGCATGTACAAAAAAGCTTGTCAAGATcactacagaaaaaaaatatatacttacttGAGACTGCAGAAGCTCCTCAGTGGATGTAACATCATTGGGGAACTCCGTCTCCTGCAACTTCTGTGTGAAAGCTCTCAAGGAGGCACTGATCTCCTGGGTGTTGGCGCTGAACTTCTCCACTGCCTGCAACCAGAGGGATGTGGAGGGTTTCGGGAAGGAAGGGACAACAAGCGAACATGCCACCACACTCCAATAAGGCCACAAACTAAAGCTTCCTTGCCTAGTTCAAATGGCAGGAAAAGTGATATATTATACTTTGTTAAGAGTGAGGAGACATTGTGGAGAGAGCACAGACATGAGCATTAGAACTCTCACCTGAATAAGTTATCATACACAGGATATAAGTATAATTTAAACAGTTAAATCTAGAATAGTATATTTtcacaaacagagaaaagagtTAACACTGAAAGACACATACAGGACTAAAAAGCAATCCTAATCATTGGACAGACATGAACTGGCATCAAGTGTGGCAAACAGAGTGGCGTGTCTCCTACACTACTAATCCACGCCACCCTCGCATCCACACTTGTACActctgtgcatgtatacataaatatatatatatatatatatatatatatatatatatatatatatatatatatatatatatatatatatatatttattatatatatatatatctatatatatatatatatatatacatatatttttatatattcatatatatatatacatatatatttatatattcatatatatatatacatatatatttatctattcatatatatatatatatatatatatatatatatatatatatatatatgtgtgtgtgtgtgtgtgtgtgtgtgtgtgtgtgtgtgtgtgtgtgtgtgtgtgtgtgtgtgtgtgtgtgtgtgtgtgtgtgtgtgtgtgtgtgtgtgtgtgtgtgcgtgtctctttatatatatatatatatatatatatatatatatatatatatatatatatatatatatatatatatacataaatatatgtgtgtgtgtgtgtatgtatatatatatatatatatatatatatatacacatatatgtatatacatatagatatgtatatacatatatatacatatacatatatatataaatatacatatatacatatatgtacatgtttatatatatatatatatatatatattatattatgtatatataagtatatataagtatatataagtatatatatgaatatatatgtatatatatgtatatatatatatatatatatatatatatatatatatatatatgtatatatatgtatatatatacacatatgtgtatatatacacatatgtgtatatatacacatatatgtatatacatatagatatgtacatacatatacatatacatatatacatatatacatatatgtacatatatatatatatatatatatatatatatgtatatatatgaatatatatgtatatgtgtatagatgtgtatgtataggtatgtatgtgtatatatgtatgtgtttatatatgtgtttatatatatatatatatatatatatatatatatatatatatatatatatatatatatatatatatatatacgcacatgaaaAAAATGGAACACAGAACACATGTTAGCCTCTCAAAATGTCCTTGTACCTTGTGTGAACACTTATCCACAGGGAGATTATAAAAAATACCCAAGGAAACGACAAAACGGGCAGCCCTGGACGTCCGGAGTGAGGGTAGGGTGACGGAACACAGGGGGCGCGGCGCCCACGCCCAGCCAGGGGCGCGGCTGCCGGGGTCACGCGCCCCACACGTGGGACCACGCCCTGCCGCGGAGGTCACCAAATAATAATGAACGAGAAAAGGAcaggaataaataaatgcactGTGACGTCACCACTGGGTCCCAGGGATATCGAAGTGGGGGACCATCAATGTCAGCACAGACAGGGGCAGGAGCACCCTAGGGCCGGGGGTGCCAGGCTCACCAGGGCGGGACACCAACACGTGAGGGAGACCACCGGGGAAGGAACCCACCAGCGGTGGGGGGGCAGCTAGTACAACCTCGGGccagagtaaaaacaaaaaaacaaaaaaaagattctGCTGAGATATACTTCTTGATTATCGTAAATAAATTTGAGGAACATGGCCATCAAAGAACAGATCCGCGGACGCTGCTGTATCGTAGGAATTTAGCACCACTGCTTCCCTAACCCTGAGGGAGTGCCAGGAGAATAAGACTCCCGGCTGGCACTCCCCGCCACTACCGCTCGCGTCCGCCGTGGCATTCCTACGATACAGGCAGGCGCGAGGGGCGGCTGAGGGCCAGGGGCGTGAAGGAGGCCCGAGGGTACGTGAGGGGCGGTGTGGGGGGTTCTGGGGTGGCCCTGCCCCTCGGCCCCGGGGGCGGCACTGTACCTGCTTGAGAGTGGCCACGGCGTGCTGGATCTGTCGGGAAAAGAGTTGCTCATTGTAGAAGCGGTGGTAGCCGGGGCGGCGCTGTGtcagggagagcagagagggccGCGTTAGACATTTGTGAGGGGAGGAGCTGCGTGTGGCACTGTGAGGACTGTGTTGTGTTCGAAGCAATTCGAGGAAAAGGTTCGTTACCAGACACTCGTTCAAGGAGGAGGCTGCGCGGAGTCTTTGTAAGCGGAGCGGGTTGCGTGTGACAGCAGGAAGCGGAGGGAGGTTCGCTCTCGGCTACCTGGAAGGGGCCGCTGGGGCACAGGGTCGAGTCCACTACTTCGGGAAGGAGGGGGCGCTGAGCGGAGGTCGCTTCGGGAGTCGGTTGTGAGACGGCATGGTAAAGGCGGGATTTAGTCTGAGGCTCGAACTACAGACGCAAAATctgatctcttttttttttaattgcaatCTGATCAAGGACGTTGCTGATTTTCAACAGCTGGACTGAACGGGGAGAAATAACTGTTTTGGTTGAGTTAGCGGAGGCGAAAGGCAACGCCGAAAGaggcgagaaagggaggaaacaccaggaaagaaaggaaagtggacaacggagagaagaggaaggatacgAAAACAAGAAAAGCGGAGGAACATTGAGGTCGTCAAGCTTCACTTTACGCGAGTCAGGCATCGCATCTTCCCAAATCGTTAGCTTTTCGTTTTTCCCAATAAAATACATAAtttaattgatatatacatattctcatatatatacaatatatacaatatatatgtatatatatatatatatatatatatatatatatatatatatatatatatatatatatatatggatgtgcgtATGAAcgtgaatatgcatgtgtgtgtgtatgtttatgtataggaatatacgtatgtttatctttatacgcgcgcatgcgtgtgtatatgggcactttatgcacacacacttaactTAATAttgacaaaacaaaatacaggtaTCACTGTTTAACAAGAACCAGATTTTATTTAGTTAACTCATGTTAAGGTACATATTTAGGCCCACAAGCATGTAATTAGGGCGATCTGTTCCATTTATTTAGGCGCGAGTTCCCTTGCCGTCGCGTGGGAGAGCGGGGGGGGCCTACCCAAGGGGGGGCCA harbors:
- the LOC113825221 gene encoding guanine nucleotide exchange factor DBS-like isoform X2 codes for the protein MSRRLWNLLEWLVPDQGGDAAAAAPTAPAALHQDAVRPGTAGRRTHTPRRPTTPTLSASGGIYQAGGQGLAATQLRSSVSYTEGCVDRRYDTGDAAKSLLEKLRTKTPAKARPDPADAASPVTNNNENEPESKNVSAGGEKRKDEAKGSVGGASEEKAPVAGRSRRRSLPDSTEEAPRPHPHPSARFSLPRKFSMQASRRSSAIRRRVGKAGADVMRASVDAARDKEGGPPHAAQRADVISTSDEDDETRARGQIRRKPTKTRSDYSLHLDDSALGSSSTDTPEILSDPPRGGRDGAPGILTFSTGQLSAMTSSVRDAVTSMAREAVTSGARDRVTNIAAPSYLHEAVLSLGDGRFSPSTPGKRDVVLPPLHGEPRPPTTPTAGPLAAITPTSSLRSNLKHKGQLRRKRSDSGHSVTFDLPEDCDNLGGAKARFKDDAEPLSKCMKEQCNRSKQSSGKKEATDSDRTPDAEELPALLARAEAAEAAARASLRSGESDAPADGDLAAGERTPDSILDSDLSTTHILSPEDVLSWPRDDSQVFTWHQPLQQVDPVVTPPRVPNGVPQPAAASQRLHLSLGGSDNSLDQNITSLSDDGQTFCLNLPPLPPPRCSPLSPQFLPSLTWSSGESGCSGGSSARGPDSGYWGTGEGAVGTGRRGVKVVTQGRELYLPYAFLHHGRLRLRIVRDEVLEEGGCALSVRDVSELLHAQYAIITGGKSREGCPILTFPDKGNFAQLGDEEYRKLIIYLTSVPSLQDADMGFVLVIDRRNDKWNSVKTVLLKISGFFPGLITVAYVLRPAGFFQKAISEVSNKIFRDEFKFRVVVCNCVADLHEYIDRNQLTEDLDGCIPYNHDEWIEQRVAVEKFSANTQEISASLRAFTQKLQETEFPNDVTSTEELLQSQTSEYNALKDDLLSASRHGETLLNCIKRPGEPRTARLCPDKLINVTAVERLLVQLEETERTFDEFWTRHEGRLTQCLQLRRFETDFRELQQCLEISLKQLSAMSEIGDSVHHVDQLLAEAQDFHMMTADQLEKAEELRIIGTQLIESQHYAVDSIQPKCVELVRMRDAFHDRITNRLETLHKCRDLQERIEQANKWCTEGVELLASQQIERCQAPEFAEEALRELDEFLASSEYSRLGTSRELRTMFEDVITPETKGLVQQVLKRIEDVQMMCEKRKSSLKKLATRLPRPVHAVTPEPAVPLHYPQGHANVHPHSHPASPLHADLPKSPKSMRKASTLPKLGDSGDSPDWVGDAEAARAKRGHVLRELLDTERIYVSELCSILKGYKDEMLNPEMQPLIPINLYGKSDILFGNMEDIFRFHNDVFLRDLENCINTPELIGLCFVQRKDTFHRLYSLYCQNKPQSEELRRQVGDQNPFFKECQRRLHHKLPLGAYLLKPVQRITKYQLLLKDLLKCVEGSQGRRELQEAVDTMLTVLKCLNDSMHQVAITGFPGNLADLGKLLMQGPFSVWNDSKKGLRELRLKPAQRHIFLYEKMLLFTKRTGKDTDRATYHFKNALKMSQVGLTESVRGHKGDVRKFEVWLQGRQEVHTILAPSSEVKDLWVKEIKRVLLDQFEYLKGENIKQYSARIQKGASLNGIRIPPLSPTTQHRALRQTASWDIAGNGVTGSGGSISSSSSEGRPGGEPSREIGKRSLRIKSVDATLGDAPEEEEESWSSDYSASDEEEDQETFSESTEYTSSRFLVLADYNAMGGSEVSLREGDYVDLIKVGCAGWWYVRVSGTPYEGWAPAAYLERVLKKGSRSSPSVSSQESSSGLKHATSKSSVASLSAKSEEVNIM